A window from Gossypium raimondii isolate GPD5lz chromosome 7, ASM2569854v1, whole genome shotgun sequence encodes these proteins:
- the LOC105765548 gene encoding metalloendoproteinase 2-MMP: protein MGSKALQFFSFTLLLFFMFQAAFSHFEHKNPSPFEFLQHLQGFHKGDRVKDLHKLKKYLQNFGYLSYKNNTHVSDDDFDELLESAIRTYQLNYNLKATGRLDANTISKMMRPRCAVADIFNGTSRMRYGQKWHRRSGSKLVHTVSHYSFFPQEPRWPASKYNLTYAFLPGARVDAINPVSKAFQTWSENTHFRFSMTEDYVNADIKVSFESGDHGDGSPFDGPNGTLAHAFAPTDGRFHYDADESWSVTPDPSAYHLETLALHEIGHLLGLDHSSIEAAIMYPTFTLGESKGLHEDDIQGIKALYNV, encoded by the coding sequence ATGGGATCCAAAGCTCTTCAATTCTTCTCATTCACCCTCCTCCTTTTCTTCATGTTTCAGGCTGCTTTTTCACATTTCGAACACAAAAATCCATCGCCATTTGAGTTCCTTCAGCATCTTCAAGGATTCCATAAGGGAGACCGCGTTAAAGACCTACATAAACTCAAAAAATACCTCCAAAACTTCGGGTATTTGAGTTATAAGAACAACACCCATGTCAGTGACGATGATTTCGATGAGCTGTTGGAGTCCGCCATTAGAACTTATCAGTTGAATTATAATCTGAAAGCAACCGGAAGGTTGGACGCCAATACTATATCGAAGATGATGAGACCACGATGCGCCGTCGCAGATATCTTCAATGGAACTTCGAGGATGCGGTATGGTCAAAAATGGCACCGCCGTTCAGGGTCGAAATTAGTTCATACGGTGTCACACTATTCGTTTTTCCCCCAAGAACCGAGATGGCCGGCTTCAAAGTACAATTTGACGTACGCATTTCTTCCGGGGGCTCGAGTTGATGCCATTAACCCAGTTTCAAAAGCTTTTCAAACATGGTCCGAAAACACACATTTCAGATTTTCAATGACTGAAGACTATGTAAATGCTGATATAAAAGTTAGCTTTGAAAGTGGTGATCACGGAGATGGGTCTCCTTTTGACGGACCTAATGGAACCTTGGCTCATGCTTTTGCACCAACCGATGGGAGGTTCCATTATGATGCAGATGAATCATGGTCTGTAACTCCAGACCCTAGTGCGTATCATTTGGAGACTCTGgcattgcatgaaattggacaTCTTCTTGGTTTAGATCACAGCTCCATTGAAGCAGCCATCATGTATCCCACTTTCACGCTTGGAGAAAGCAAGGGTCTGCATGAGGATGATATTCAAGGAATCAAGGCTTTATATAACGTTTGA
- the LOC105768391 gene encoding uncharacterized protein LOC105768391: MAEHHHHHHRPNRLSVPPRATAFTTPTQTTPRSYPSYSYPPSITTPTATPSKHRLSLQSSSLSASSQKKSSISFLLLLLLSLRSLYSLLPFIRSSPPSFSVFPFSFLLSFFSFLLSLSFTLFSKRNARNHPIFPINSLSTPQLKLLLSKSFLLSIILLLRFQALRYCGTAAMILAELSGNLAGRLFSKENNNPKKRSVFSSQIIGFCFLFIGLMLLSLSWDRVDCFPLNKTGFSMYPREGCVRIWPMLLPFLSGFLGCYEKVSMNWGSIRQLGRKRVRLISSFFTTVMLFVPAAVSFFVYESQGGGNISIDNLGWPLVNIVVFGVILSENFDDDDKLMSSKDFQREFMVTFVCTIVLELFYFKELSLLGLLLCGLLLYFAVRELDPVYTSYIELGIESSESFSMSIMKPIQHILSERKSRKIALFLLINTAYMVVEFAAGFMSNSLGLISDACHMLFDCAALAIGLYASYISRLPANSQFNYGRGRFEILSGYTNAVFLVLVGALIVLESFERILDPQEISTNSLLTVSIGGLVVNVVGLIFFHEEHHHAHGGACSHSHSHSDSHSHDHHHQHSHDHESHVEHHEFVNVSDGCQDSCSGHEHHHGSRHHSNNYHAEDHKKHEFRVHHGHDHNHAPHDCAHHHDHHGYGHQHDHAHDHHDCAHHHDHNDHHHDLGVHHGPLQNQLLSEGKLPQKHQHGHIDHNMEGIFLHVLADTMGSVGVVMSTLLIKYKGWLVADPACSIFISVLIISSVIPLLRNSSEILLQRVPRAQELVLKKAISDITNMKGVCRVQNLHVWSFTNTDIVGTVHLHISAETDKAAMKSQVSHILHDAGIKDLTLQVECVEL; encoded by the coding sequence atgGCGGAGCACCACCACCATCACCACCGTCCCAACCGCCTTTCCGTCCCTCCACGCGCCACTGCTTTCACAACCCCAACCCAAACTACCCCAAGATCTTACCCTTCGTATTCATACCCTCCTTCCATCACAACCCCAACTGCAACTCCATCAAAACACCGCCTTTCCCTCCAATCTTCCTCTTTGTCTGCTTCCTCCCAAAAGAAATCCTCCATTTCTTtccttctcctcctcctcctttcCCTTCGCTCTCTTTACTCTCTCCTTCCTTTCATTCGCTCTTCCCCTCCTTCTTTCTCAGTCTTCCCTTTCTCTTTCctcctttcctttttctctttcctcctctctctctcttttaccCTCTTCTCCAAAAGGAACGCCAGAAACCATCCAATTTTCCCCATTAATTCTCTCTCCACCCCTCAACTCAAACTCCTACTCTCTAAGTCCTTCCTTTTGTCCATTATATTACTTCTCAGGTTCCAAGCTCTTAGATACTGTGGTACAGCTGCTATGATCTTAGCTGAACTATCGGGAAACCTTGCTGGCAGGCTATTTTCCAAAGAGAATAATAACCCCAAGAAAAGGTCGGTTTTTTCGTCTCAGATTATTGggttttgctttttatttattgGGTTAATGCTATTATCTTTAAGTTGGGATAGAGTAGATTGTTTTCCTTTGAATAAGACCGGGTTTTCGATGTATCCTAGGGAAGGTTGTGTTAGAATTTGGCCAATGTTATTGCCCTTTTTATCAGGGTTTTTAGGTTGTTATGAAAAGGTTTCCATGAATTGGGGGAGCATTAGACAGCTTGGTCGAAAAAGGGTTCGATTGATTTCATCGTTTTTCACCACTGTTATGCTTTTTGTTCCTGCTGCTGTTAGTTTCTTTGTTTACGAAAGTCAAGGTGGAGGAAATATTTCTATTGATAATTTAGGTTGGCCTTTGGTGAATATTGTTGTTTTTGGAGTGATTTTGAGTGAGAATTTCGATGATGATGACAAGTTAATGAGTTCTAAAGATTTTCAGAGGGAGTTTATGGTTACTTTTGTTTGTACCATTGTTTTGGAGTTGTTTTATTTCAAGGAGTTATCGCTTTTGGGATTGTTGTTGTGCGGTTTGTTGTTGTACTTTGCTGTTCGAGAGCTTGATCCAGTTTATACAAGTTATATTGAATTGGGGATAGAATCATCGGAGTCTTTTAGCATGTCGATAATGAAACCAATTCAACATATATTGAGTGAGCGAAAGTCTCGGAAGATTGCATTGTTTCTATTAATTAATACTGCATACATGGTTGTGGAATTTGCTGCTGGCTTCATGAGTAATAGTCTTGGGTTGATATCAGATGCGTGTCACATGTTGTTCGATTGTGCGGCTTTGGCTATTGGGCTTTATGCTTCGTATATTTCACGGTTGCCTGCTAATAGTCAATTCAATTATGGTAGAGGCAGATTTGAGATTCTATCGGGGTATACTAATGCAGTTTTCCTAGTTCTAGTCGGGGCATTAATTGTGTTGGAATCCTTTGAGAGGATTTTGGATCCTCAAGAAATATCAACGAACAGTCTCTTAACTGTCTCGATTGGAGGGCTTGTTGTCAATGTGGTCGGTTTGATATTCTTTCATGAGGAGCATCATCATGCACATGGCGGAGCATGTTCGCACTCGCATTCTCATTCTGATTCCCACTCTCACGACCACCATCATCAGCATTCACATGATCACGAGAGTCATGTTGAACACCATGAATTTGTAAATGTTTCCGATGGATGCCAAGATTCTTGCTCTGGCCATGAACATCATCATGGGAGCAGACATCACAGCAACAATTACCATGCCGAAGATCACAAGAAACACGAATTTCGTGTCCACCATGGCCATGATCACAATCATGCCCCACATGATTGTGCCCACCATCATGATCACCACGGCTATGGACATCAACATGACCATGCTCATGACCACCATGATTGTGCCCATCATCATGATCACAATGATCATCATCATGATCTAGGCGTGCACCATGGACCCCTACAGAACCAACTTCTATCAGAAGGGAAGTTGCCCCAGAAGCATCAGCATGGACACATCGACCACAATATGGAAGGGATTTTCTTGCATGTCCTGGCAGACACCATGGGAAGTGTTGGAGTTGTTATGTCGACTCTCTTAATTAAGTACAAGGGATGGCTAGTTGCTGATCCTGCATGTTCAATATTCATTTCGGTTTTAATTATATCATCAGTTATCCCATTGCTTAGAAACTCCTCCGAAATTTTGCTTCAAAGAGTTCCAAGGGCTCAAGAGCTGGTTTTGAAGAAGGCCATAAGTGATATTACGAACATGAAAGGGGTATGTCGTGTTCAGAACTTGCATGTATGGAGCTTTACAAACACGGATATCGTTGGAACAGTCCACCTTCATATATCAGCAGAAACTGACAAGGCTGCTATGAAATCACAAGTGTCGCACATCTTACATGATGCCGGAATCAAGGATTTGACGTTGCAAGTGGAGTGTGTGGAACTATAG